In Cutaneotrichosporon cavernicola HIS019 DNA, chromosome: 1, one DNA window encodes the following:
- the ras1 gene encoding uncharacterized protein (Ras subfamily of RAS small GTPases) — MSKAQFIREYKLVVVGGGGVGKSALTIQFIQSHFVDEYDPTIEDSYRKQCIIDEEVALLDVLDTAGQEEYGAMREQYMRTGEGFLLVYSITSRSSFEEVSTFHQQILRVKDRDYFPVVVVANKCDLEYERQVQPHEGRDLAKRFGAQCIETSAKQRVNVDDAFVAVVRAIRRYQRETGPQQGAIPAAPGKSPTGVAGGRPAEKPQEDDAPGCCGGCVIL, encoded by the exons GTGTCGGCAAGTCGGCTCTCACCATCCAATTCATTCAGTCACATTTCGTCGACGA GTATGACCCGACCATCGAGGACTCTTACCGCAAGCAGTgcatcatcgacgaggaggtcgcgcttctcgatgtcctcgacaccgCCGGCCAGGAGGAGTATGGCGCGATGAGGGAGCAGTATATGCGGACGG GTGAGggcttcctcctcgtctaCTCGATcacgtcgcgctcgtcgttTGAGGAGGTGTCGACGTTCCACCAGCAGATTCTACGT GTCAAGGACAGAGACTACTTCCCGGTCGTGGTCGTTGCCAACAAGTGCGACCTCGAATATGAGCGCCAGGTCCAGCCGCACGAGGGTCgtgacctcgccaagcgtTTCGGTGCGCAGTGCATTGAGACCTCTGCAAAGCAGCGTgtcaacgtcgacgacgcgttcGTGGCCGTTGTCCGTGCCATCCGGCGGTACCAGCGT GAGACTGGTCCCCAGCAAGGCGCCATTCCCGCCGCACCGGGCAAGTCGCCGACGGGCGTCGCTGGTGGCCGCCCCGCTGAGAAGCCCCAGGAGGACGATGCGCCGGGCTGCTGCGGTGGCTGCGTCATTCTTTAA